The sequence below is a genomic window from Deltaproteobacteria bacterium.
CCCGTTGTCGAGTCCCTGGATAAACCTAGCCCAGGTGAAGTCCAGGGCGCTGGCCGCGTAGATAAAATAGGCCAAGGCCAGCACCCATCCGGCCCGGGCCGCCCAATTGGGACGAAATGGCCGCCTTTCCACTCCGGCGGTGCTCATTTCAGCCAGCCCTCCCCGCCGTAGATGGTCTTCAGATGATCGCCGGACAGTTCCGAGGGCGGTCCGTCGAACACGATCCGGCCCTCGGACATGCCGATGATCCGATCGCAAAAACGCTGGGCAAGATGGACGTCGTGGATGTTGATCAGGACCGGAATGTCCCGGGTCTTGGAGAACATGCCCAAAAGCTCCATGATCTCCACCGAGGTCTTAGGGTCCAGCGAGCTGGTTGGCTCGTCGGCCATAATGAGATCCGGGCCCTGCATGACGGCCCGGGCGATGCCCACCCTCTGGCGCTGGCCCCCGGACAGGCTGTCGGCCCGCTCGGTGACAAAGTCGGTCAACCCGACCTGATCGAGAATCTCGAAGGCCCGGTCGATGTCCCGCTTCTTGAAGCGTCTCAGCCAGGCCCGCCAGACCGGGACGTACCCCAGACGGCCGCAGAGCACGTTCTCAATGACCGAAAGCCGCTCAACAAGATTGAACTCCTGGAAAACCATGCCGATATGACGAC
It includes:
- the phnC gene encoding phosphonate ABC transporter ATP-binding protein, which codes for MTNEAQTRGSGMDRSLVVQNLVKEYVRHKPILKGLSFEVHGACIVGIIGPSGTGKSTLIRCINRLIEPTSGRIEVSGTDITSLSGTRLRLARRHIGMVFQEFNLVERLSVIENVLCGRLGYVPVWRAWLRRFKKRDIDRAFEILDQVGLTDFVTERADSLSGGQRQRVGIARAVMQGPDLIMADEPTSSLDPKTSVEIMELLGMFSKTRDIPVLINIHDVHLAQRFCDRIIGMSEGRIVFDGPPSELSGDHLKTIYGGEGWLK